The Verrucomicrobiia bacterium genome includes a window with the following:
- the rplM gene encoding 50S ribosomal protein L13, with protein MKTHLPKVNVDQRKWHVIDADGAVLGRLAVLIADTLRGKNKPIYTAHLDAGDFVVVINAEKVALTGKKESDKYFMTYSGWKGGERYKSVAQIREKHPEQLITHAVRGMVPKNRLGRVLMTKLKVYKGDKHPHSAQQPAALEHNSPVQKDN; from the coding sequence ATGAAAACGCATTTGCCGAAAGTTAACGTGGATCAGCGCAAGTGGCACGTCATTGATGCCGACGGAGCCGTCTTGGGCCGTCTGGCTGTTTTGATTGCCGATACCCTGCGCGGAAAAAACAAACCCATTTACACCGCGCATCTCGACGCGGGTGATTTCGTGGTCGTCATCAACGCCGAGAAAGTCGCCCTCACCGGCAAGAAGGAAAGTGACAAGTACTTCATGACCTACTCCGGCTGGAAAGGCGGCGAGCGCTACAAATCTGTCGCGCAGATCCGCGAGAAACATCCCGAGCAGCTCATCACCCACGCGGTGCGCGGCATGGTTCCCAAGAACCGCCTCGGCCGGGTGCTCATGACCAAGCTCAAAGTTTACAAGGGCGACAAGCATCCGCACAGCGCTCAGCAACCCGCCGCGCTGGAGCACAACTCGCCCGTCCAAAAAGACAATTAA
- the pdxA gene encoding 4-hydroxythreonine-4-phosphate dehydrogenase PdxA yields MTGCIGISLGDVSGIGPEVTLKALAAEAAADDTRYLLIGDAAHLDKLNQKLGTNLPLEPLANAKSGARFLVHNPLDEPLPADLAPGSPAAAKAAIAWLREGAHRCLHHELDALVTAPVNKESIIQTGMPFIGQTEFLSQLAGAERTGMMLLGQDDRGRWLRVVLATTHVPLRHVADQLTQAKVELAIELAAQACADLNLSRARVAVCGLNPHAGEGGQLGTEEITVITPAVRTVRHASKIEVAGPFAADALFHQVYAGDYEIVVAMYHDQGLVPLKMIGFETGINWTLGLPFIRTSPDHGTAYNIAGQGIANPSSMGAALRLAKQLARSKKS; encoded by the coding sequence ATGACCGGCTGCATCGGCATATCCCTCGGTGACGTTTCGGGCATCGGCCCCGAAGTCACACTCAAAGCGCTCGCCGCTGAAGCTGCCGCCGACGACACGCGTTATCTGCTCATCGGAGATGCCGCTCACTTAGACAAACTCAATCAAAAGTTAGGCACGAACCTGCCGCTTGAGCCATTGGCAAACGCAAAAAGCGGCGCGCGTTTTCTCGTGCATAATCCTTTGGACGAACCGCTGCCCGCTGACCTTGCGCCCGGTTCGCCCGCGGCGGCCAAGGCCGCAATCGCCTGGTTGCGGGAGGGTGCGCATCGCTGCCTCCATCATGAATTGGATGCCCTCGTCACCGCGCCGGTCAATAAGGAGTCCATCATCCAAACGGGCATGCCCTTCATCGGGCAGACGGAATTTCTTTCGCAACTTGCCGGGGCCGAACGCACCGGCATGATGCTGCTCGGCCAGGATGACCGCGGACGCTGGCTGCGCGTCGTGCTCGCGACGACTCACGTTCCTCTTCGCCACGTCGCTGATCAACTCACGCAAGCCAAAGTCGAACTAGCGATTGAACTCGCCGCCCAGGCTTGCGCCGATTTGAATCTTTCCCGCGCGCGCGTCGCCGTGTGCGGATTGAATCCACACGCCGGTGAGGGCGGCCAGCTTGGCACCGAAGAAATCACGGTGATTACTCCCGCCGTCCGCACCGTCCGGCACGCCAGCAAAATCGAAGTGGCCGGTCCCTTCGCTGCCGACGCCCTGTTCCATCAGGTCTATGCGGGCGATTACGAAATCGTCGTGGCCATGTATCACGATCAGGGATTGGTTCCGTTGAAGATGATCGGTTTCGAAACCGGCATTAATTGGACTCTCGGCCTGCCGTTTATCCGCACCTCGCCCGACCACGGAACCGCATATAACATTGCGGGCCAAGGCATCGCGAACCCTTCGAGCATGGGAGCCGCGCTCCGGCTGGCCAAACAGTTGGCGCGCAGCAAAAAAAGCTGA
- a CDS encoding peptidylprolyl isomerase produces MRNSISTFLAVLAAGGVLSVRAAEIADSLNAVVNEVPITQQAVERISGTEEQYLFQQYNNQPDILNKKVITLRQNASEFLINREVILHDFKTSIKVPDSIIDDIVSEQIKKKYPDNIALTKQLQAQGTTLEELRQQFRDQFIVEQMRLKFVPEPIISPLKIEQYYTAHLADFKLEDQIKMRMIFLKKSSPEEDAATRKRAGEILSQIKGGASFEELARSYSEGSLRSDGGETGWEDLSVVNKTLAEAVNQLKPGQYSDVIEASEGFYLLLLEDRHAAHYKPLNEVRVAIEHTLSDQETERLQKQWIDRLRKKTFVQVF; encoded by the coding sequence ATGAGAAATTCCATTTCGACTTTTTTGGCAGTGCTGGCGGCGGGCGGCGTGCTCTCGGTGCGCGCGGCAGAAATCGCGGACAGCCTGAACGCCGTCGTCAACGAAGTTCCCATCACCCAGCAGGCCGTCGAGCGCATCTCGGGCACGGAAGAGCAATATCTTTTTCAGCAATATAATAATCAGCCGGACATCTTGAACAAGAAAGTCATCACGCTCCGGCAAAACGCCTCAGAATTTCTCATCAATCGCGAAGTCATCCTGCACGATTTCAAAACCAGCATTAAAGTGCCTGACAGCATCATTGACGATATTGTCAGCGAACAGATCAAGAAGAAGTACCCCGACAACATCGCGCTTACCAAGCAGCTTCAGGCGCAGGGAACCACGCTTGAGGAACTCCGCCAGCAATTCCGCGATCAGTTCATCGTTGAGCAGATGCGGTTGAAATTCGTGCCCGAGCCGATCATTTCGCCACTCAAGATCGAGCAGTATTACACCGCGCACCTGGCCGATTTCAAGCTCGAGGACCAGATCAAGATGCGGATGATTTTCCTCAAAAAATCTTCCCCCGAAGAAGATGCCGCCACGCGCAAGCGCGCCGGGGAAATCCTTTCGCAGATCAAGGGCGGCGCTTCGTTCGAGGAATTGGCGCGCAGTTATTCGGAAGGCTCGTTACGTTCGGACGGCGGCGAAACCGGCTGGGAAGACCTTTCAGTGGTCAACAAAACTTTGGCCGAAGCCGTCAACCAACTCAAGCCGGGCCAATACAGCGATGTTATTGAAGCGTCCGAAGGTTTTTATTTGTTGTTGCTCGAGGATCGCCATGCCGCGCATTATAAGCCGTTGAACGAAGTGCGCGTCGCGATTGAGCATACCTTGTCTGACCAGGAAACCGAGCGCTTGCAAAAGCAATGGATTGACCGGTTGCGCAAGAAGACGTTCGTGCAGGTTTTCTAA
- a CDS encoding adenylate/guanylate cyclase domain-containing protein: MITGRTHKEKERKPMKNMYRVTRPAWADKERMETVVIFVASFALAIYAAGGEWIAGSALAYFHLPTNGLNYVWPIIDLIVVTFGCLWLIQFYKKRSICCYPSTFLYAFNMPEASNPSGKSKVLGYIHIKPDMKRGNLIVEGTSFIWEDGSLGQRTGFTSSVTLGTEENNETVCHIHIDINEADRSTRHYSHGILQFQTVLDSTGSATHDAYAGYLESYKKQGELQNLVVRARGYAERYRSGIVPESDIQPVLQRIGNFLFAKFDAISGGPTLPALWTANPLISSEKANIWKHDIPTPQAAILNETLQPYIEKYLRGVLQLFGLDNSAIAKFQSLVIKKAKAEDTLVGYERELKAGLIGQPRRKEDKALNQRAEIIYSEIKQFFSGESLLDIGCGNGLISSLAKKHFSHIQLLDVVEYVPKALNLAFTPYIEGQPFPIKDPFDTVILIAVLHHSLAPVELLKLAWGATKQRLIIIESVVGVHNVLPSVKYDLVELSNQDQIAFAAFVDWFYNRVLHNDVPVPYNFTTIENWQATFLQHNMRLTQTIHLGQDIEIGPEYHVLFVLEKESSPRNLPKVSDSDVITASLVSGINSKKFQSWAGGERVTLAIVFTDIVGSTSMGQELRDAGMNAVRQAHFDRCRNRISHLKGYEIKTLGDGIMVAFKSTDAALDYAIDLQSNTGHPLVKIRAGIHIGSVLVEEEDVFGGPVNFAARVVGTIKEAEIWLSNEAKLDISQLGAERHRHLRWQCHEGNILRGFPGTFTLWSLKE; encoded by the coding sequence TTGATCACTGGACGCACTCACAAAGAAAAAGAAAGGAAACCGATGAAAAACATGTACCGAGTAACCAGACCAGCATGGGCTGATAAAGAAAGAATGGAGACGGTTGTGATCTTCGTGGCAAGCTTTGCTCTTGCCATTTATGCGGCAGGAGGAGAATGGATAGCTGGCAGCGCGTTGGCATATTTTCACCTTCCTACGAACGGCCTTAATTATGTATGGCCAATAATTGATCTCATCGTTGTCACCTTTGGTTGTCTTTGGTTGATACAGTTTTACAAGAAGCGAAGCATTTGTTGTTATCCGAGCACTTTCCTATACGCCTTCAACATGCCTGAGGCATCCAACCCAAGTGGAAAATCCAAAGTGCTTGGTTATATTCATATAAAACCGGACATGAAAAGAGGCAACCTAATCGTGGAGGGCACATCATTCATTTGGGAGGATGGCTCCTTAGGCCAACGGACGGGGTTTACCTCGTCTGTAACCTTGGGAACAGAAGAGAACAATGAAACAGTTTGCCATATACATATTGATATCAACGAGGCAGATCGGTCAACCCGGCATTATAGCCACGGCATTCTTCAATTTCAGACGGTATTGGATTCAACAGGAAGTGCGACTCATGATGCCTATGCCGGATATTTAGAATCATATAAAAAACAGGGGGAACTTCAAAACCTGGTTGTCAGGGCAAGAGGTTACGCTGAGCGGTATCGAAGCGGCATCGTGCCGGAATCAGATATTCAACCCGTACTGCAAAGGATTGGGAATTTTTTATTCGCCAAATTTGATGCGATATCGGGCGGGCCGACTCTGCCTGCCTTGTGGACTGCAAATCCGCTGATTTCCTCTGAAAAGGCTAATATTTGGAAGCATGACATTCCGACTCCGCAGGCCGCCATCCTTAATGAAACGCTTCAACCTTATATCGAAAAATATTTAAGGGGTGTGCTGCAGCTATTCGGCCTCGATAATTCCGCGATCGCAAAATTTCAGTCTCTAGTCATCAAAAAAGCTAAAGCGGAAGACACACTGGTTGGTTATGAACGAGAATTGAAGGCCGGCCTGATTGGCCAACCTCGGCGGAAAGAGGATAAAGCTCTAAACCAACGCGCAGAGATAATATATAGCGAAATCAAGCAATTTTTTTCTGGGGAATCCTTGCTCGACATCGGTTGCGGAAACGGGCTCATCAGCAGCCTGGCAAAAAAGCACTTCAGCCATATACAGTTATTGGATGTAGTAGAGTATGTGCCAAAAGCTTTGAATCTGGCTTTCACTCCTTATATTGAAGGGCAGCCCTTTCCGATCAAAGATCCGTTTGACACAGTAATTCTGATAGCCGTGTTGCATCATTCACTTGCTCCGGTTGAACTTTTGAAGCTTGCATGGGGCGCGACCAAACAGCGGCTTATCATTATCGAATCGGTAGTAGGTGTCCACAATGTTCTTCCGTCAGTAAAATACGACTTAGTTGAGTTGTCCAATCAGGACCAGATTGCCTTTGCTGCCTTCGTTGACTGGTTTTATAATCGAGTACTTCATAACGATGTGCCCGTTCCGTATAACTTCACAACCATCGAAAACTGGCAGGCCACCTTCCTGCAACACAATATGCGATTAACCCAAACGATTCATTTGGGGCAGGATATAGAAATTGGCCCCGAATACCATGTCCTGTTTGTACTCGAAAAAGAGTCCTCTCCACGTAACCTTCCCAAAGTTTCTGATTCTGACGTGATTACCGCGTCCCTCGTATCCGGAATAAATTCAAAAAAATTCCAATCCTGGGCCGGTGGCGAACGCGTAACGCTTGCAATAGTGTTTACCGATATTGTCGGATCAACTTCAATGGGCCAGGAATTGAGAGACGCGGGCATGAACGCCGTGCGTCAAGCCCACTTTGACCGATGCCGAAACCGGATAAGTCACCTAAAAGGCTATGAAATAAAAACTTTGGGTGATGGTATCATGGTCGCTTTCAAATCTACGGATGCCGCGTTGGATTATGCGATTGATCTGCAATCCAATACTGGCCATCCACTGGTAAAAATTCGCGCCGGCATTCATATCGGTTCGGTGCTGGTGGAAGAAGAGGATGTATTCGGGGGCCCCGTGAATTTTGCTGCGCGAGTTGTAGGGACTATAAAAGAGGCCGAAATATGGCTGAGCAACGAAGCAAAATTAGACATTAGTCAGCTTGGAGCAGAAAGGCACCGGCATCTTCGATGGCAATGTCACGAAGGAAACATTCTGAGAGGTTTTCCCGGAACTTTTACGTTATGGTCGCTTAAGGAATAA
- a CDS encoding SDR family oxidoreductase has product MAISKSEPLTVVITGVTRGLGRAMVDEFIRLGHTVCGCARTKSQIAKLQFIYPAHDFQKVDVALNSEVAAWARRLASKHQHPYILLNNAAIINNKGPLYSADSRSFSREIDINIKGVFHVIRHFAPMMIKQRRGVIVNFTSRWGRHFEKEIASYCATKWAVTALTAALAEELKPMQVAAIGLNPGVVKTAMLKKYLGSNAAFAAADYLSPSEWAKIAVPFILRLGFKDTGKIRKVRI; this is encoded by the coding sequence ATGGCTATTTCAAAGAGTGAACCATTAACCGTTGTAATTACTGGGGTTACCCGTGGGCTTGGCCGTGCTATGGTTGACGAGTTCATCCGGCTTGGCCATACCGTATGTGGGTGCGCCCGCACAAAAAGCCAAATCGCCAAGCTGCAGTTCATCTATCCGGCCCATGATTTTCAAAAGGTGGATGTCGCCTTGAATTCGGAAGTAGCGGCGTGGGCCCGGCGTCTTGCTTCAAAGCATCAACATCCTTATATACTATTGAACAACGCAGCTATTATAAATAACAAAGGTCCACTTTATAGCGCCGACAGCAGGTCTTTCTCTCGAGAAATTGATATCAATATTAAAGGGGTATTTCACGTTATACGCCATTTCGCTCCAATGATGATCAAACAAAGGCGTGGGGTTATCGTGAATTTCACGTCTCGATGGGGAAGACATTTTGAAAAGGAAATTGCGTCCTATTGCGCTACCAAATGGGCCGTTACGGCGCTTACGGCGGCTTTGGCTGAAGAGCTTAAGCCGATGCAAGTCGCTGCCATTGGATTAAACCCCGGAGTTGTTAAGACTGCCATGCTGAAAAAATATCTTGGCAGCAATGCGGCTTTCGCCGCAGCCGACTATCTGTCGCCTTCTGAATGGGCGAAAATCGCAGTACCTTTCATTCTGCGTTTGGGTTTTAAAGATACCGGGAAGATTCGGAAGGTACGGATTTGA
- a CDS encoding alkaline phosphatase family protein codes for MTRRRLLGSAARLAALAAASSILPPNLRRVLAQEPPRRGSLKDIKHVVLLMQENRSFDHYFGTMAGVRGFDDPNALTLSTGKSVFHQPDPQNPNGYLLPFHLDTRNTSAQKIPSTSHSWGPQHEAWNDGKMDNWMPAHRKVDGKNAPYIMGYHTRADIPFQFALAEAFTICDAYHCSVLGPTWPNRMYWMTGMVDPDGKYGGPMTRNVAPEEGYRWKTYPERLEKAGVSWKVYQQDDNFECDVLELFKQYRESGDNSPLRLKGMTRSPEGRFEYDAMNDKLPAVSWIIPTSYESEHPEYMPAAGAAFVAKKIDAIAANPEVWAKTAFILNYDENDGLFDHVAPPTPPPGTPHEFIKDLPIGGGFRVPCIIVSPWTAGGWVCSEPLDHTSILQFLEKFTGVKEPNISDWRRKTFGDMVSAFRFDDDKAAAPPQLPDASNSYSRAKYEAGNLPEPKLPGAEQSVPTQEKGERKRVPKKSNG; via the coding sequence ATGACCCGCCGCCGTTTGCTCGGTTCAGCGGCGCGCCTGGCGGCACTTGCGGCCGCGTCTTCCATTCTTCCGCCGAATTTGCGACGCGTCCTCGCGCAGGAACCTCCGCGCCGCGGCTCGCTCAAGGACATCAAGCACGTCGTCCTGCTCATGCAGGAGAACCGTTCCTTCGACCATTATTTCGGCACGATGGCCGGCGTGCGTGGATTTGATGATCCCAATGCCTTGACGCTTTCAACCGGCAAATCCGTTTTTCACCAACCCGACCCGCAAAATCCCAACGGTTATTTATTGCCGTTTCACCTGGACACGCGTAACACGAGCGCGCAGAAAATTCCCTCCACCAGCCACTCGTGGGGTCCGCAACATGAGGCGTGGAACGACGGCAAGATGGATAACTGGATGCCCGCGCATCGAAAAGTGGACGGCAAGAATGCGCCTTACATCATGGGTTATCACACGCGCGCGGATATTCCCTTTCAATTCGCGCTCGCCGAGGCTTTCACGATTTGCGATGCCTATCATTGTTCCGTGCTCGGTCCCACCTGGCCGAATCGCATGTATTGGATGACCGGCATGGTGGATCCCGATGGCAAATACGGCGGCCCCATGACCCGCAATGTCGCGCCCGAGGAAGGCTATCGCTGGAAAACCTATCCCGAGCGTCTCGAAAAGGCCGGCGTGAGTTGGAAAGTGTATCAGCAGGACGACAATTTCGAATGCGACGTGCTCGAACTTTTCAAACAGTATCGCGAATCCGGCGACAATTCCCCGTTGCGCCTCAAAGGTATGACGCGCTCGCCCGAAGGCAGATTTGAATACGACGCCATGAACGACAAGCTGCCCGCCGTCTCGTGGATCATCCCGACGAGTTATGAATCGGAGCATCCCGAATACATGCCCGCGGCGGGCGCGGCGTTCGTCGCAAAAAAAATTGATGCCATCGCCGCCAATCCCGAAGTCTGGGCGAAGACCGCGTTCATTCTCAACTACGATGAAAACGATGGCCTGTTCGACCACGTCGCTCCGCCCACGCCGCCGCCCGGCACGCCGCATGAATTCATCAAAGACCTGCCCATCGGCGGAGGCTTTCGTGTCCCGTGCATCATCGTTTCGCCGTGGACAGCGGGCGGATGGGTTTGCAGCGAGCCGCTCGACCACACGTCCATTTTGCAATTCCTGGAAAAATTCACCGGCGTGAAAGAGCCAAACATCAGCGATTGGCGGCGCAAAACTTTCGGCGACATGGTGTCCGCCTTTCGCTTTGACGACGACAAAGCCGCCGCGCCGCCGCAATTGCCGGACGCCAGCAATTCCTACAGCCGCGCCAAGTATGAAGCGGGAAATTTGCCGGAACCGAAATTGCCCGGGGCCGAACAAAGTGTTCCCACGCAGGAAAAAGGCGAACGCAAACGGGTGCCGAAGAAGAGTAATGGTTAA
- a CDS encoding SMP-30/gluconolactonase/LRE family protein: MTKNKSSFALAGLVCGLLALPFCLTAADIIAPGAKLEKLSSDFLFTEGPTCDAQGNLFFTDQNTNRIMEWSVDGKLSTFMQPSGRANGMYFDGKGNLIACADEKNELWSIAPDKTVKVLIKDYQGKDLNGPNDVWVSPNGDMYITDPFYKRSWWDHTTMQLDSEQVYFLSADGKKLVRITDDLKKPNGITGTPDGKKLFVSDIGAGRTYSYDIQPDGSLANKKLFCTMGSDGMTIDDRGDIYITGRGVTVFDRDGKKIEHIDVQEPWTANVSFAGKDHQTLFITASTGLYSIRMDVKGANPSK, from the coding sequence ATGACCAAAAATAAATCGTCGTTCGCGCTTGCCGGACTGGTTTGTGGCCTGCTCGCGCTGCCGTTTTGTTTGACCGCCGCCGATATTATCGCGCCCGGTGCCAAGCTCGAGAAACTTTCCAGTGACTTTTTGTTTACGGAAGGCCCGACATGCGACGCACAAGGAAATTTATTTTTCACGGATCAGAATACTAATCGCATCATGGAGTGGAGCGTGGATGGGAAACTTTCCACCTTCATGCAACCCTCCGGTCGCGCGAACGGAATGTATTTCGATGGCAAGGGCAACCTGATCGCGTGCGCTGACGAAAAAAATGAGTTGTGGTCCATCGCTCCCGACAAAACGGTGAAGGTGCTCATCAAGGATTATCAGGGGAAAGATCTCAACGGCCCGAACGACGTCTGGGTGTCGCCGAACGGGGACATGTATATCACGGACCCGTTTTATAAACGCTCCTGGTGGGACCACACGACGATGCAACTGGATTCTGAGCAGGTTTATTTTCTTTCCGCAGACGGAAAAAAATTAGTGCGGATCACCGACGATTTGAAGAAGCCTAATGGCATCACCGGCACCCCCGACGGCAAAAAACTTTTCGTGTCGGACATTGGCGCGGGCCGCACCTATTCGTACGACATCCAACCTGACGGTTCGCTCGCGAATAAAAAACTTTTTTGCACGATGGGTTCCGATGGCATGACCATTGACGACCGCGGCGATATATATATTACCGGCCGCGGCGTAACGGTATTTGATAGGGACGGAAAAAAAATCGAGCACATTGACGTGCAGGAACCGTGGACAGCGAATGTCAGCTTCGCGGGCAAGGATCATCAAACGCTTTTCATCACCGCCAGCACGGGGCTGTATTCCATTCGCATGGATGTGAAGGGCGCAAATCCCTCAAAGTAA
- the acs gene encoding acetate--CoA ligase — protein sequence MASTEKPTNITSLSHEERVFAPAKSFSAGAHVKSMAEYRKLYNESIKSPEKFWAKQAKNELVWFAPWKKVLQWKAPFAKWFVGGKLNVSYNCLDRHLNTPTANKAAIIWEGEPAGAGIPGEERTLTYKQLHREVCLFANVLKRNGLKKGDRVIIYLPMVPEAAIAMLACARMGAIHSVVFGGFSAQSVADRVFDCQAKMVITSDGGFRRGAVVPLKKNVDDALAIKDAQGELLAKTIEKVIVLRRANNDIRIQEGRDVWWHREMEQVSADCPAEKMDSKSPLFILYTSGSTGKPKGILHTTGGYLLGAKMTTKYVFDLRDTDVYWCTADVGWVTGHSYVVYGPLANGATSFMYEGAPNFPEPDRFWRIVAKYGVSVLYTAPTAIRAFMKWGIEWPKKHDLSSLRLLGTVGEPINPEAWIWYHEVIGGKRCPIVDTWWQTETGAIMITPLPGATPTKPGTATLPFFGVLPEVVDDQGKAVPKNSGGKLVIRKPWPSMLRGIWGDMQRYKETYWSEVKGSYFTGDGCRQDADGYFWIVGRIDDVLNVAGHRIGTAEVESALVSNQKVAEAAVVGRPDELKGQALVAFVTVKTGVVADQKLRDELRAHVGKEIGPVAKPDDIRFAEALPKTRSGKIMRRLLKQVASGAEIKGDTTTLEDFSVLARLGSSEE from the coding sequence ATGGCCTCAACCGAAAAACCGACCAACATCACTTCGCTGTCCCACGAGGAACGCGTATTCGCTCCCGCAAAAAGTTTTTCCGCCGGCGCCCATGTCAAATCCATGGCGGAGTATCGCAAGCTTTACAACGAGTCCATCAAGTCGCCGGAAAAATTTTGGGCGAAGCAGGCGAAGAATGAACTGGTCTGGTTCGCGCCGTGGAAAAAAGTGCTGCAATGGAAAGCGCCGTTCGCAAAATGGTTCGTCGGCGGCAAGCTCAACGTGAGTTACAACTGTCTCGACAGGCATCTCAACACGCCGACGGCCAATAAGGCGGCGATTATTTGGGAAGGCGAGCCCGCAGGGGCGGGAATTCCGGGCGAGGAGCGTACGCTGACTTATAAGCAGTTGCATCGCGAGGTTTGTTTGTTCGCTAATGTGCTCAAGCGCAATGGCTTGAAGAAGGGCGACCGGGTCATTATTTACTTGCCGATGGTGCCCGAGGCGGCGATTGCCATGCTCGCTTGTGCGCGAATGGGCGCGATCCACTCGGTGGTGTTCGGCGGGTTCAGCGCGCAGTCGGTGGCGGACCGGGTTTTTGATTGCCAGGCGAAAATGGTTATCACTTCCGACGGAGGTTTTCGCCGCGGTGCGGTTGTTCCGCTCAAGAAAAATGTGGATGACGCGCTGGCGATCAAGGACGCGCAAGGCGAGTTGCTCGCGAAGACCATCGAGAAGGTCATCGTGCTCCGGCGCGCGAATAATGACATTCGCATTCAGGAGGGGCGCGACGTGTGGTGGCATCGCGAAATGGAACAGGTGAGCGCGGATTGTCCGGCTGAAAAAATGGATAGCAAATCGCCGTTGTTCATTCTTTACACCAGCGGTTCGACCGGCAAGCCCAAGGGAATTTTGCACACCACCGGCGGCTATCTGCTCGGCGCGAAGATGACCACGAAGTATGTCTTCGACTTGCGCGATACCGATGTCTATTGGTGCACCGCGGATGTCGGCTGGGTCACGGGCCACAGCTATGTCGTGTACGGGCCGCTGGCGAATGGCGCGACGAGTTTCATGTACGAAGGCGCGCCGAATTTTCCGGAGCCGGATCGCTTCTGGCGCATCGTGGCGAAATACGGCGTGAGCGTGCTTTATACGGCGCCGACGGCGATTCGTGCATTCATGAAGTGGGGAATCGAATGGCCGAAGAAACATGATTTGAGTTCGCTGCGTTTGCTGGGCACGGTCGGCGAGCCCATCAATCCCGAAGCGTGGATTTGGTATCACGAAGTTATCGGCGGCAAGCGTTGTCCGATTGTGGATACCTGGTGGCAAACCGAAACCGGCGCGATCATGATCACGCCGTTGCCCGGCGCGACGCCGACAAAACCCGGCACGGCTACGCTGCCATTTTTCGGCGTGCTGCCCGAAGTCGTGGATGACCAAGGCAAGGCGGTGCCAAAAAATAGCGGCGGCAAACTTGTCATTCGCAAACCTTGGCCGAGCATGTTGCGTGGAATCTGGGGCGACATGCAGCGGTATAAGGAAACGTATTGGAGCGAGGTTAAGGGCAGTTACTTCACCGGTGACGGTTGCCGACAGGATGCCGATGGATATTTTTGGATCGTGGGCCGTATTGACGACGTGCTCAATGTCGCCGGGCATCGCATCGGCACGGCTGAAGTTGAAAGCGCGCTCGTGAGCAATCAAAAAGTTGCCGAGGCTGCGGTCGTGGGTCGTCCGGATGAATTGAAAGGCCAGGCGCTCGTTGCCTTCGTGACCGTCAAAACGGGCGTCGTGGCCGATCAAAAATTGCGTGATGAATTGCGTGCGCATGTGGGCAAGGAAATCGGTCCCGTGGCGAAACCCGACGACATCCGTTTCGCCGAAGCATTGCCGAAAACGCGCTCGGGAAAAATCATGCGCCGCCTGCTCAAGCAAGTCGCGTCTGGCGCAGAGATCAAGGGCGACACCACGACACTGGAAGATTTCAGCGTGCTCGCCCGTCTTGGAAGCAGTGAGGAATAA